The proteins below come from a single Xyrauchen texanus isolate HMW12.3.18 chromosome 1, RBS_HiC_50CHRs, whole genome shotgun sequence genomic window:
- the LOC127632478 gene encoding epithelial splicing regulatory protein 2-like isoform X1, translating into MASHSDTLVVFFGATAGANGGKLGSDERELILLVWQIVDLHEKKVGKLQRRLVKPDSVDLTDQCEEETGLTADELCKAEPLDSVLQQFHQSVSAELKSLGRSSYSLCVDGPLLIRQVLHPEASKKNLVLPECFYTFVDLKKEFHKCCPNAGLVKDLTLPSMLDYVCIPAVVDQEAGLREVNTMVLLMLHLLAEPYNHKFSTFETVNYKFESGACSKTEAVDSETIIRARGLPWQSSDQDIARFFKGLNIAKGGVALCLNAQGRRNGEALVRFINSEQRDMALDRHKHHMGSRYIEVYKATGEEFLKIAGGTSNEVAQFLSKENQVIIRMRGLPFTASPQDVLGFLGPESPVTDGTEGLLFLKYPDGRPTGDAFVLFACEDYAQNALKRHKQILGKRYIELFRSTAAEVQQVLNRYMSAPLISTLPPPPPPMVSLPVLSTPPYIASGSIRDCIRLRGLPYTAAIEDILQFMSEHTIDIKPHGVHMVLNQQGRPSGDAFIQMKSADRAFMVAQKCHKKMMKDRYVEVFQCSTEEMSFVLMGGTLNRSGLSPPPCKLPCLSPPTYASFPATAAMLPAEAALYQPPLLATPRTPQPPTHSHAPTLAYYSPTPQLYMNMNYTTYYPSPPVSPSTMSYFAAPPGSLAAAMAAQTASAILPPQPGALVRMQGLPYNAGVKDILSFFQGYQYAPEDYSSLVGVSDQGRSLIQPKEWLCL; encoded by the exons ATGGCTTCGCACAGTGATACTCTGGTGGTGTTCTTTGGGGCAACAGCTGGTGCAAATGGGGGTAAACTGGGGTCGGATGAAAGGGAATTAATTCTCTTGGTGTGGCAAATTGTGGATCTACATGAGAAGAAG GTGGGCAAGCTTCAGCGGCGTCTAGTCAAGCCGGACAGTGTGGATCTTACAGACCAGTGTGAGGAGGAGACCGGGCTCACGGCGGACGAACTGTGTAAGGCCGAGCCGCTGGACAGCGTCCTGCAGCAG TTTCATCAGTCGGTGTCCGCTGAATTGAAGTCTCTTGGCAGAAGCTCCTACTCGCTGTGTGTGGACGGACCACTGCTTATCCGACAGGTGCTGCATCCTGAGGCCTCCAAAAAG AATCTGGTTTTGCCTGAGTGTTTCTACACATTTGTGGATTTGAAGAAAGAGTTTCACAAATGCTGCCCCAATGCAGGCCTTGTCAAAGATCTCACTCTGCCCTCCATGCTGGACT ATGTGTGTATTCCAGCGGTGGTGGATCAGGAGGCAGGATTGAGGGAGGTGAACACCATGGTTCTGCTGATGCTGCATCTCCTGGCTGAGCCTTACA ATCACAAATTCTCCACTTTTGAGACCGTAAACTACAAATTTGAATCCGGAGCATG CAGTAAGACAGAAGCTGTGGACAGCGAGACCATCATCAGAGCTCGTGGGTTGCCATGGCAGTCGTCTGATCAGGACATCGCTCGCTTTTTCAAGGGCCTCAACATTGCCAA AGGTGGTGTTGCGCTGTGTCTAAATGCTCAGGGCCGGAGAAACGGGGAGGCTCTTGTGCGCTTCATAAACTCCGAGCAAAGAGACATGGCACTGGATAGACATAAACACCACATGGGCAGCAGATACATAGAG GTATATAAAGCCACAGGGGAGGAATTTCTGAAAATTGCTGGAG GCACATCCAATGAGGTAGCTCAGTTTCTTTCAAAGGAAAACCAGGTGATTATCCGAATGCGGGGTCTTCCATTCACTGCTAGTCCTCAGGATGTCCTGGGGTTCCTGGGTCCAGAGAGCCCTGTGACGGATGGGAcggaaggacttttatttttgaaGTACCCTGATGGACGTCCCACAGGCGACGCTTTTGTTCTCTTTGCCTGTGAGGACTATGCGCAGAATGCCCTAAAGAGGCACAAACAAATCCTTGGCAAGAGATACATCGAGCTGTTCCGCAGCACTGCAGCTGAGGTCCAACAG GTGTTGAATCGCTACATGTCCGCTCCACTGATCTCCACTCTACCACCTCCTCCCCCTCCGATGGTTTCTTTGCCTGTTCTATCCACGCCACCCTACATTGCATCTGGCAGCATACGGGACTGCATCAGGCTGAGAGGTCTGCCGTACACCGCTGCCATCGAGGACATTCTACAATTTATGAGCGAACACACCATTGATATCAAACCACATGGAGTGCACATGGTCCTGAACCAGCAG GGTCGACCCTCCGGTGATGCCTTCATTCAGATGAAGTCAGCTGACCGTGCGTTTATGGTGGCACAGAAGTGCCATAAGAAGATGATGAAGGATCGTTATGTGGAGGTGTTCCAGTGCTCCACTGAGGAAATGAGCTTCGTGCTGATGGGGGGAACTCTTAACCGCAGTGGCCTGTCACCGCCTCCCTGCAAACTGCCCT GTCTCTCTCCACCAACCTATGCTTCATTTCCGGCAACTGCAGCTATGCTTCCCGCTGAAGCAGCGTTGTATCAGCCCCCTCTGCTGGCCACTCCAAGAACTCCACAGCCACCAACACACAGCCATGCACCTACTTTAGCCTACTACTCTCCAACGCCACAGCTTTACATGAACATGAACTACACTACCTACTACCCCAG TCCTCCAGTCTCGCCCTCCACCATGAGTTATTTTGCAGCCCCGCCCGGTTCACTAGCAGCTGCCATGGCTGCCCAGACAGCCTCCGCCATCCTGCCTCCTCAGCCTGGAGCTCTGGTACGAATGCAGGGCCTGCCATACAACGCCGGGGTGAAAGACATCCTCAGCTTCTTTCAGGGATATCAG TACGCTCCTGAAGACTACAGCAGCTTGGTTGGAGTGAGTGATCAGGGCCGGAGTCTCATTCAGCCTAAAGAGTGGCTGTGTCTGTAG
- the LOC127632478 gene encoding epithelial splicing regulatory protein 2-like isoform X2, with the protein MASHSDTLVVFFGATAGANGGKLGSDERELILLVWQIVDLHEKKVGKLQRRLVKPDSVDLTDQCEEETGLTADELCKAEPLDSVLQQFHQSVSAELKSLGRSSYSLCVDGPLLIRQVLHPEASKKNLVLPECFYTFVDLKKEFHKCCPNAGLVKDLTLPSMLDYVCIPAVVDQEAGLREVNTMVLLMLHLLAEPYNHKFSTFETVNYKFESGACKTEAVDSETIIRARGLPWQSSDQDIARFFKGLNIAKGGVALCLNAQGRRNGEALVRFINSEQRDMALDRHKHHMGSRYIEVYKATGEEFLKIAGGTSNEVAQFLSKENQVIIRMRGLPFTASPQDVLGFLGPESPVTDGTEGLLFLKYPDGRPTGDAFVLFACEDYAQNALKRHKQILGKRYIELFRSTAAEVQQVLNRYMSAPLISTLPPPPPPMVSLPVLSTPPYIASGSIRDCIRLRGLPYTAAIEDILQFMSEHTIDIKPHGVHMVLNQQGRPSGDAFIQMKSADRAFMVAQKCHKKMMKDRYVEVFQCSTEEMSFVLMGGTLNRSGLSPPPCKLPCLSPPTYASFPATAAMLPAEAALYQPPLLATPRTPQPPTHSHAPTLAYYSPTPQLYMNMNYTTYYPSPPVSPSTMSYFAAPPGSLAAAMAAQTASAILPPQPGALVRMQGLPYNAGVKDILSFFQGYQYAPEDYSSLVGVSDQGRSLIQPKEWLCL; encoded by the exons ATGGCTTCGCACAGTGATACTCTGGTGGTGTTCTTTGGGGCAACAGCTGGTGCAAATGGGGGTAAACTGGGGTCGGATGAAAGGGAATTAATTCTCTTGGTGTGGCAAATTGTGGATCTACATGAGAAGAAG GTGGGCAAGCTTCAGCGGCGTCTAGTCAAGCCGGACAGTGTGGATCTTACAGACCAGTGTGAGGAGGAGACCGGGCTCACGGCGGACGAACTGTGTAAGGCCGAGCCGCTGGACAGCGTCCTGCAGCAG TTTCATCAGTCGGTGTCCGCTGAATTGAAGTCTCTTGGCAGAAGCTCCTACTCGCTGTGTGTGGACGGACCACTGCTTATCCGACAGGTGCTGCATCCTGAGGCCTCCAAAAAG AATCTGGTTTTGCCTGAGTGTTTCTACACATTTGTGGATTTGAAGAAAGAGTTTCACAAATGCTGCCCCAATGCAGGCCTTGTCAAAGATCTCACTCTGCCCTCCATGCTGGACT ATGTGTGTATTCCAGCGGTGGTGGATCAGGAGGCAGGATTGAGGGAGGTGAACACCATGGTTCTGCTGATGCTGCATCTCCTGGCTGAGCCTTACA ATCACAAATTCTCCACTTTTGAGACCGTAAACTACAAATTTGAATCCGGAGCATG TAAGACAGAAGCTGTGGACAGCGAGACCATCATCAGAGCTCGTGGGTTGCCATGGCAGTCGTCTGATCAGGACATCGCTCGCTTTTTCAAGGGCCTCAACATTGCCAA AGGTGGTGTTGCGCTGTGTCTAAATGCTCAGGGCCGGAGAAACGGGGAGGCTCTTGTGCGCTTCATAAACTCCGAGCAAAGAGACATGGCACTGGATAGACATAAACACCACATGGGCAGCAGATACATAGAG GTATATAAAGCCACAGGGGAGGAATTTCTGAAAATTGCTGGAG GCACATCCAATGAGGTAGCTCAGTTTCTTTCAAAGGAAAACCAGGTGATTATCCGAATGCGGGGTCTTCCATTCACTGCTAGTCCTCAGGATGTCCTGGGGTTCCTGGGTCCAGAGAGCCCTGTGACGGATGGGAcggaaggacttttatttttgaaGTACCCTGATGGACGTCCCACAGGCGACGCTTTTGTTCTCTTTGCCTGTGAGGACTATGCGCAGAATGCCCTAAAGAGGCACAAACAAATCCTTGGCAAGAGATACATCGAGCTGTTCCGCAGCACTGCAGCTGAGGTCCAACAG GTGTTGAATCGCTACATGTCCGCTCCACTGATCTCCACTCTACCACCTCCTCCCCCTCCGATGGTTTCTTTGCCTGTTCTATCCACGCCACCCTACATTGCATCTGGCAGCATACGGGACTGCATCAGGCTGAGAGGTCTGCCGTACACCGCTGCCATCGAGGACATTCTACAATTTATGAGCGAACACACCATTGATATCAAACCACATGGAGTGCACATGGTCCTGAACCAGCAG GGTCGACCCTCCGGTGATGCCTTCATTCAGATGAAGTCAGCTGACCGTGCGTTTATGGTGGCACAGAAGTGCCATAAGAAGATGATGAAGGATCGTTATGTGGAGGTGTTCCAGTGCTCCACTGAGGAAATGAGCTTCGTGCTGATGGGGGGAACTCTTAACCGCAGTGGCCTGTCACCGCCTCCCTGCAAACTGCCCT GTCTCTCTCCACCAACCTATGCTTCATTTCCGGCAACTGCAGCTATGCTTCCCGCTGAAGCAGCGTTGTATCAGCCCCCTCTGCTGGCCACTCCAAGAACTCCACAGCCACCAACACACAGCCATGCACCTACTTTAGCCTACTACTCTCCAACGCCACAGCTTTACATGAACATGAACTACACTACCTACTACCCCAG TCCTCCAGTCTCGCCCTCCACCATGAGTTATTTTGCAGCCCCGCCCGGTTCACTAGCAGCTGCCATGGCTGCCCAGACAGCCTCCGCCATCCTGCCTCCTCAGCCTGGAGCTCTGGTACGAATGCAGGGCCTGCCATACAACGCCGGGGTGAAAGACATCCTCAGCTTCTTTCAGGGATATCAG TACGCTCCTGAAGACTACAGCAGCTTGGTTGGAGTGAGTGATCAGGGCCGGAGTCTCATTCAGCCTAAAGAGTGGCTGTGTCTGTAG